The genomic window CCATTTGTGGCAAACCTTGATGGCATGGGGAGGTATAGCTGGGGTTGTGCCCTTCAAGACAGAGTTCACACACTCAGAGATGTTGGTCGTCATGTGACCGTATCTTCTCCCACCATCCTTATGCTGTGTCCACCTCTCATACTGCATTCTGTTTGCCCATTCGCACATGGCCGGGTTCTCCGTCCTCATTATATCAAACCAATAGTCAAATTCTGCTTCCGTCTTCGCATATGCGGCATTTACCAGCCACCTCCGCGCATCCTGCCCCTTGAAAGTGAGGGCAAAATTTGCAGCAACATGCCGAATACAAAATGCCCGATAAGCATGGGGGGTAGCCAACCACTATCGGGGCTCTCTAATGCAGCCTTGATGCCGTTGTGTCTGTCAGAGATCACGAGGATACCTTGCTGTGGAATGACATGCCTTCTAAGGTTCGAAAGAAAGTACGACCAAGAATCTGCGTTCTCTCCCTCCACGAGTGCAAACCCAACAGGCAAAATGTTCGAGTTACCATCCTGTGCGATCGCCAACAACAACGTCCCGCCATATTTTCCATACAGGTGTGTGCCGTCGATGCTTATTAGCGGCTTACAGTGGCGGAAAGCCTCAATACACGGAGGAAACGTCCAGAACATCCGATGAAAGAAGACTCTATCCTCGTCAACTTGGTCACCCACCCTAACCGGGGACGTCTTTAATAGAGCAATCGAACCTTCCATCGTGCATGTGACCCCAAGGATCCACCGAGGTAGATAAGcatatgactcctcccaatcgcCATATATTTGCGCTactgccttctgcttcgccaaccacACCTTCCGATAACTAGGCATGAATCCATAAGTCGCCTCCGTGGCCTCTTGCAACACCTTAATAGACACCGACGCATCAGCTCGAACCAATGGATAGATTCTCGCACAGATAACATGATAATCAAGCTGCTTGTGGTCGCTAGATATCGATGTGGCCATACACGTGTGCGGACCGTTGTACCTCCTAACCTCCCATGTGCCCTTCCTTTTCCGCATGACTATCCGAATCAACCACGTGCACCCGTTACCAAACTCCTTGCATCTCCCTTGGTATTTCAGGTTGTCGGACTCCATAACCTTGTACTCAACTCCACGCCGAATACTGTAATCCTTCACACTCAACACGGCTTCCTCTTTACTCTGGAAGGATTGGCCAATCTGAAATTCAGACATATTTGTCCCATCATGCATCCCCTGCCCCTCGAATGTTGCATCAGCATTCTGCTGTTGGCCGATGGCTTCCAAGTTCAAAGAAGAGAGGTGGGGAGGGTACTCCTGTGTTGCAGAACCGGAACATCCATGGGCTGAACGTCCGCCTCTTGGAATATCATCATCACTGTCCCCACCAATATCGACAGGCTCCTCATCCAAATCATCGTCAAACAGTGCATTCTCAACCCGATCCGGTCCGGCATCGCATTCAAAATCAGGAACAACAGGACCAACATATGCATGAACAGCCCCAGCACGTTCGGGTTCCGGATTCGGAACTGCCACTGCTACCACAGGCATCGATGTTGAGGCACCACCGGCTGGGGTTGACTGAGGATTAGGGGCCGATGCCCCTGAGCTATCCACACCATCTTCCAACTTTGCAAACAGCTCAGTTACTCTCACCTCCGGAAAACTACTCCTGCAGTGAAACAAGACATGCAAGTCTTCATCCGACCCGATCACGAAGGTCTCATATCTCACACCAGTTGAGACAACATCAATGGGAATCttgtaaaacaatttttttacCAACTTCGTCCCACACACACCGAGCTTCCGTAATATGCTTTGCTTAATCTCCGCCAACGTATTCGAAGATCGGATAAAAACACTAAGCGGTTCTCTATCTGTGAATTTTACACCATGCCTTTTGCTCTTTTGAATTTTTCCAGAGCAGTGAACCAGAGCCACAAAACTATCCTCCCCCTCCATTTGTGAATAACACTCTACTTCTCCACATTTGGTCCCTCTATGGTTTATATAGGCAGCCCCATTCAGAcacacacacgtaaaccgctactgccagtagcggtttacacacacgcacacactcacGTAAACTGctgctgccagcagcggtttacacacacactcacacgtaaaccgctactgccagtagcggtttacataaaatataaaaacaatgcatttgcgtattaaaaactgaaacaatgtatttgcgtaatATTGGGGATCAAACAATTTAGATGCGTAAATTGCCCAATAAATAATGTGACTAGTCacctaaaaaaatactaaacacatgaaattatattttaataatttgttATGTTTTTTGTTTGGTCTTTTTGAAAAGGATTATGCTAGATAACTAATAACTTTTTTGAATAATATGAATAAccaccaataaaataaaaacacaatatttttaaattatccacataaatcttaatattagaataatcatccacacacctagtaaaatgaacatccgatatatccattatttatattatttattattttcattgtttacctatacttttctttttgagaaatatagttatttttttatttttgctataATCTTATTTTAAGTATAAGACATATATAAGTCATGATTTGTGAAATAGTGAATGCTATGGTATNNNNNNNNNNNNNNNNNNNNNNNNNNNNNNNNNNNNNNNNNNNNNNNNNNNNNNNNNNNNNNNNNNNNNNNNNNNNNNNNNNNNNNNNNNNNNNNNNNNNNNNNNNNNNNNNNNNNNNNNNNNNNNNNNNNNNNNNNNNNNNNNNNNNNNNNNNNNNNNNNNNNNNNNNNNNNNNNNNNNNNNNNNNNNNNNNNNNNNNNNNNNNNNNNNNNNNNNNNNNNNNNNNNNNNNNNNNNNNNNNNNNNNNNNNNNNNNNNNNNNNNNNNNNNNNNNNNNNNNNNNNNNNNNNNNNNNNNNNNNNNNNNNNNNNNNNNNNNNNNNNNNNNNNNNNNNNNNNNNNNNNNNNNNNNNNNNNNNNNNNNNNNNNNNNNNNNNNNNNNNNNNNNNNNNNNNNNNNNNNNNNNNNNNNNNNNNNNNNNNNNNNNNNNNNNNNNNNNNNNNNNNNNNNNNNNNNNNNNNNNNNNNNNNNNNNNNNNNNNNNNNNNNNNNNNNNNNNNNNNNNNNNNNNNNNNNNNNNNNNNNNNNNNNNNNNNNNNNNNNNNNNNNNNNNNNNNNNNNNNNNNNNNNNNNNNNNNNNNNNNNNNNNNNNNNNNNNNNNNNNNNNNNNNNNNNNNNNNNNNNNNNNNNNNNNNNNNNNNNNNNNNNNNNNNNNNNNNNNNNNNNNNNNNNNNNNNNNNNNNNNNNNNNNNNNNNNNNNNNNNNNNNNNNNNNNNNNNNNNNNNNNNNNNNNNNNNNNNNNNNNNNNNNNNNNNNNNNNNNNNNNNNNNNNNNNNNNNNNNNNNNNNNNNNNNNNNNNNNNNNNNNNNNNNNNNNNNNNNNNNNNNNNNNNNNNNNNNNNNNNNNNNNNNNNNNNNNNNNNNNNNNNNNNNNNNNNNNNNNNNNNNNNNNNNNNNNNNNNNNNNNNNNNNNNNNNNNNNNNNNNNNNNNNNNNNNNNNNNNNNNNNNNNNNNNNNNNNNNNNNNNNNNNNNNNNNNNNNNNNNNNNNNNNNNNNNNNNNNNNNNNNNNNNNNNNNNNNNNNNNNNNNNNNNNNNNNNNNNNNNNNNNNNNNNNNNNNNNNNNNNNNNNNNNNNNNNNNNNNNNNNNNNNNNNNNNNNNNNNNNNNNNNNNNNNNNNNNNNNNNNNNNNNNNNNNNNNNNNNNNNNNNNNNNNNNNNNNNNNNNNNNNNNNNNNNNNNNNNNNNNNNNNNNNNNNNNNNNNNNNNNNNNNNNNNNNNNNNNNNNNNNNNNNNNNNNNNNNNNNNNNNNNNNNNNNNNNNNNNNNNNNNNNNNNNNNNNNNNNNNNNNNNNNNNNNNNNNNNNNNNNNNNNNNNNNNNNNNNNNNNNNNNNNNNNNNNNNNNNNNNNNNNNNNNNNNNNNNNNNNNNNNNNNNNNNNNNNNNNNNNNNNNNNNNNNNNNNNNNNNNNNNNNNNNNNNNNNNNNNNNNNNNNNNNNNNNNNNNNNNNNNNNNNNNNNNNNNNNNNNNNNNNNNNNNNNNNNNNNNNNNNNNNNNNNNNNNNNNNNNNNNNNNNNNTATAaaaacaatgcatttgcgtattaaaaactgaaacaatgtatttgcgtaatATTGGGGATCAAACAATTTAGATGCGTAAATTGCCCAATAAATAATGTGACTAGTCacctaaaaaaatactaaacacatgaaattatattttaataatttgttATGTTTTTTGTTTGGTCTTTTTGAAAAGGATTATGCTAGATAACTAATAACTTTTTTGAATAATATGAATAAccaccaataaaataaaaacacaatatttttaaattaaaatcttaattcttaatattagaataatcatccacacacctagtaaaatgaacatccgatatatccattatttatattatttattatttttacctatactctatacttttctttttgagaaatatagttatttttttatttttgctataATCTTATTTTAAGTATAAGACATATATAAGTCATGATTTGTGAaatagttatttaaaaaaaaaatagaaaatttagaaATCATAATAAAAAGCACCATAGAACTTGCCTGGTGAAATATGCAAACATTATGTAAACCAGAGGTTCAGagcacatgatttttttttttatcaaagatataagactcgaacccgcaatctcttaattgagtatggaaagactatgtcatttgagctattactcgttGGCGAGCACATGATTCTTTTAGTATTGAACTATTGATTAtgctaattattttatatattcaaAATATAAAGGAAATGTAAATTCAATTAGCATAAGATTAAAGATATTATTTAATCTTACATCTCGTTTATCTATAACACCCTTTGACTGTACCACCATTCGTCCATTCCTTATAATCAAAGTACAAAACGATGAAAAATATTGACGTTAAGTTTCGCTAAAGGCCACGAAAATGACAAtaagaaaataatttatttgttttctaaATTGCGATCCAGATAATTTCTTTGGCTATCAATTCATTTAATACAATATAATTTGTACTTTCAAAGTACTAATTCAGCTCATTAATTCACTAATAAAGATC from Arachis ipaensis cultivar K30076 chromosome B09, Araip1.1, whole genome shotgun sequence includes these protein-coding regions:
- the LOC107614808 gene encoding uncharacterized protein LOC107614808, whose protein sequence is MEGEDSFVALVHCSGKIQKSKRHGVKFTDREPLSVFIRSSNTLAEIKQSILRKLGVCGTKLVKKLFYKIPIDVVSTGVRYETFVIGSDEDLHVLFHCRSSFPEVRVTELFAKLEDGVDSSGASAPNPQSTPAGGASTSMPVVAVAVPNPEPERAGAVHAYVGPVVPDFECDAGPDRVENALFDDDLDEEPVDIGGDSDDDIPRGGRSAHGCSGSATQEYPPHLSSLNLEAIGQQQNADATFEGQGMHDGTNMSEFQIGQSFQSKEEAVLSVKDYSIRRGVEYKVMESDNLKYQGRCKEFGNGCTWLIRIVMRKRKGTWEVRRYNGPHTCMATSISSDHKQLDYHVICARIYPLVRADASVSIKVLQEATEATYGFMPSYRKVWLAKQKAVAQIYGDWEESYAYLPRWILGVTCTMEGSIALLKTSPVRVGDQVDEDRVFFHRMFWTFPPCIEAFRHCKPLISIDGTHLYGKYGGTLLLAIAQDGNSNILPVGFALVEGENADSWSYFLSNLRRHVIPQQGILVISDRHNGIKAALESPDSGWLPPMLIGHFVFGMLLQILPSLSRGRMRGGGW